Part of the Brevibacillus brevis genome is shown below.
GAATGATGGGCGGGTGCGGCATTGACTGTTGGGTTTAGAGAGTTTGGGTGAAGAAAGGCCGTGCAAACGGTGCGGATTTGTGCAATACGCTTGGCAAATAACGGATGAGGGTATATGCGAGTCCTGTTTTCAAGAAGTGGTCGAAGGAACTGTGTTGAATGACCAAACGGCAGATCGTTGAATCGCTGGCAGCGAAGGTCATGGGGATTATGGATGACAAAGAGCAAAGCGCCGATCAAAGTACAAGACATCGCATTCGGCGGTCGTGCAATGGAGATGCTGCCGGCCTACTCGGAAATTCCGGAGAGAGTTCAAGTGGTCGCATAAAGTGGGATAAAGTGGTGTCTGCTTGGTCCTTCAGTGGGTTGAAAAACGTGAAATGGAAGCCGAAGAAGGCATTGGTACTGACATATGAACCGGCGAAATGAGATAACACACGATTTGTTAAACGAGGAGGTAGCAAAATTAAGCAAATGAAGCGGATACAAGAGTTTCCAATATGAATAATCTGGAAATAACGATTGGAGGTGGAAGTCGGATGCACAAGCACGTAAAAAAAACTACGACTGACCAATTAACATACAGTAAGCATTTTCGGCCTGTTCCAGGTACACACTTGTATTCGTTCGGAATCGTCTGCGTTTGGTAGCTTCACTCAAACGAGCAGACCAACGCAGGCGTTCATTTTTAAAATCAAGGTAGTTTACAGACTGAAGTCTACTTAACACATTACTCTGGTGAAGTGCGTCATCGACAAATACGACCATTTCACCACTTCGGAGGATATATTCGTTCCAACTTCTCAGACCCGTCATCCGTCGATGCCGGGTCTTCGTCTGGCGGAAGAAGCGCTCATGGTCGTTGTTCGTTCGTGGGACATGCGGATGGTCGTAACACGTAAACAGGCCTTTCCAAAACCCCCGGGAGTAGCTTTTCAGATTTGCAACCATTGGCAAGTCGTCTTTGCTGGTGTACGTCTGTTCAACCCAATCTAACAGATGCTGCATATGAAATCGAACCGTTTCACTTCGTTTATCTATGCTTGGATTCAAGATCCCGGCAACGTGGTGAATCGGTTTGGACCAGCGCATCACGGTAGCATATTGCTCTTCAAAATCATCCAATTTATCGAAAATTCTGATTAGGTTTTTGAGCAGAGAGGGCCCCTTTTTTACTCAGGCATCGTTCGAGGGAAGCCTGAATGGCTCTAGCATTTTCATAAACACGTATGCCCGGTAGATCGAGTGGGGGATTGCCGTCTTCGAGGAGCACAGAACGAATGGCCGCCACGTAATCTTTTGCCACCTCTGCTTCTGTAGAGGCATCGTTTTCGATTCGCTTCTCGACTTCGCGAATACCACGGAGGCTCTTCTTGATTCCTGTCTTGAGCTTGCGGTCTAAATCGACAACAGGCTTTGCAATGTCCTTTAGATAGTGGTATTGGCAGTATTGGTACGGCACGTCCGGCAGTAACGATTCCATGGCCATTCGGATGGATTGTTGACCATCCGTAACGATCCCGATGATGGGAAATCCCAGTTCGATAACAGGCAGGATGAGTTTCTTAAGTTCTTCTGCGGAGCTACTCTTTAGATTTTGTGCAGACAGGATCGTTCCGCTGAATACTTCTCGTATGACATAGAGCGTCTCATTGCCTTTCTCGGGCTGAACACCGTCCATGGAAATCATGATACCGCCACGGTCCTGAACAACTTGCTTGAGTGCTTGCTTGACGTGATCCGTCACGCTAGCGCGGAGCAAGGTAAGATAACGTTCGTACAACCGCTGAGAATTGCGTTCTGACGTGGTTACCCCGCGCTG
Proteins encoded:
- a CDS encoding transposase, coding for MDDFEEQYATVMRWSKPIHHVAGILNPSIDKRSETVRFHMQHLLDWVEQTYTSKDDLPMVANLKSYSRGFWKGLFTCYDHPHVPRTNNDHERFFRQTKTRHRRMTGLRSWNEYILRSGEMVVFVDDALHQSNVLSRLQSVNYLDFKNERLRWSARLSEATKRRRFRTNTSVYLEQAENAYCMLIGQS
- a CDS encoding transposase — protein: MPLPKNRVIPEKKIYFRPEIQHCPHCGTKLRRHHTAWKKNVITLAGVIQAWSMAYACSNADCSYPRTYYKSAEAELLSMKHTSYGFDVLALVGQLRFKQHMTIGEITETLNQRGVTTSERNSQRLYERYLTLLRASVTDHVKQALKQVVQDRGGIMISMDGVQPEKGNETLYVIREVFSGTILSAQNLKSSSAEELKKLILPVIELGFPIIGIVTDGQQSIRMAMESLLPDVPYQYCQYHYLKDIAKPVVDLDRKLKTGIKKSLRGIREVEKRIENDASTEAEVAKDYVAAIRSVLLEDGNPPLDLPGIRVYENARAIQASLERCLSKKGALSAQKPNQNFR